One Kaistella polysaccharea DNA segment encodes these proteins:
- a CDS encoding TolC family protein: protein MKKITLLIIIAIFSGNLRAQQMSLSEILDSIAANNPVVKMYDAEVRSLDAAAKGSRSWVPPTVGAGFLMTPYNVQRWSRDGDMLGMGSFAVSVEQMMPNKKKLDANENLMLAMSSVEREKLTYTLNENFQDAKKLYYDWIVLDKKIKVVKDNKNMLDFMIRNAEIRYKNGLGKISAYYKAKAALGSADNMQLMYDNDIRVKRIRLNALMGRNAMEELDVQPDFTLNDYEIELFDPELFYQNRSDLRGIDKEINISKLKKDLEKQNVRPEFGVKFENMFGFGGKPMEFTLMLMAKIPLVPWASKMYDANIESLRIKEEALLAKKAVMVNEYSGRGYGMRNELELNKKQIQLYENTIIPALKNNYKLMQLGYEQNTEDLFTLYDAWEKLNITQLEYFDILTKALQAQTELDRLLERR, encoded by the coding sequence ATGAAGAAAATAACACTCCTAATAATAATTGCAATTTTTTCCGGGAATTTGAGAGCACAGCAAATGTCTCTGTCTGAAATTTTAGACAGTATTGCCGCAAACAATCCGGTGGTAAAAATGTATGATGCAGAAGTGAGGTCATTGGATGCAGCTGCCAAAGGTTCCAGAAGTTGGGTGCCGCCGACGGTGGGTGCCGGTTTTTTAATGACTCCTTACAATGTTCAACGGTGGAGCAGAGATGGAGACATGCTCGGAATGGGATCTTTTGCAGTTTCGGTAGAACAGATGATGCCAAATAAAAAGAAACTGGATGCCAATGAAAATTTAATGCTTGCGATGTCGTCTGTAGAAAGAGAAAAATTAACTTACACTTTAAATGAAAATTTTCAGGATGCAAAAAAACTCTACTATGACTGGATCGTCCTGGACAAGAAAATAAAAGTCGTAAAGGATAATAAAAATATGCTCGACTTTATGATTCGGAATGCAGAAATTCGGTACAAAAACGGCCTCGGAAAAATTTCAGCCTACTACAAAGCTAAAGCAGCCCTCGGTTCAGCCGATAATATGCAACTCATGTATGATAATGATATCCGCGTAAAAAGAATTCGCCTGAATGCTTTGATGGGAAGAAACGCAATGGAAGAACTGGATGTACAACCTGATTTTACTTTAAACGACTATGAGATAGAACTTTTCGATCCAGAACTTTTTTATCAAAACAGAAGCGACCTTCGTGGTATTGACAAAGAAATTAATATCTCCAAATTGAAAAAGGATCTGGAAAAACAAAATGTGCGACCAGAATTCGGTGTCAAATTCGAAAATATGTTCGGATTTGGAGGAAAGCCTATGGAATTTACATTGATGTTAATGGCGAAGATTCCTTTAGTTCCGTGGGCTTCAAAAATGTACGACGCCAATATCGAAAGTCTACGGATCAAAGAAGAAGCACTGCTTGCCAAAAAAGCAGTGATGGTGAATGAATACAGCGGTCGAGGTTATGGTATGCGCAACGAATTGGAACTGAATAAAAAACAAATTCAATTGTATGAAAATACCATCATTCCGGCTTTGAAAAATAATTACAAATTAATGCAGTTAGGCTACGAGCAAAACACAGAGGATCTTTTCACGCTTTATGATGCCTGGGAAAAACTCAATATAACACAATTAGAATACTTTGATATTCTGACAAAAGCGCTCCAGGCTCAAACCGAATTAGACCGATTACTTGAAAGAAGATGA
- a CDS encoding efflux RND transporter permease subunit, which translates to MKTDWFKNIFRKKSEKPDRYKKIPEDIRMSIIEKSCKQVSRGVFFSTVIIVVSFLPVFMLTGQEGKLFHPLAYTKTFILIVDAFLVLTLAPVLISFFMKGKFKDDNTNPINRGLERFYEPLIRWCIKWRKTTLGINILVLAISIPMMLNLGREFMPPLDEGSILFMPVTLPDISNSEAKRLLQVQDKIIKSVPEVDHVLGKAGRANTATDNSPISMIETIILLKPQNEWRDGTTKEGLINELNAKLQIPGVTNGWTMPIVNRINMLSTGIRTDVGVKVYGENLDSIYALSQQIKNELVGVDGIKDIYVEPITGGKYIDIEVKRDEIGRYGLSVDDVNAVIESALGGIKLTTTIEGRQRFSVNARYGQDFRNNIESLRRLPLQTMKFGSIPLSNVADVKLSEGPPMINSENAMLRGAVLFNVRDRDLGSTVEEAKKRLDNKMTKMPKGYYVEWSGQYENLIRGEQTLKMIMPIVLIVIFLSMYFAFNSYREAFFNLISIPFALIGGVFMISIWGVNLSVAVAVGFIALFGLAVETGIVMVIYLNDAMVQLVAAKGNSRETITNEDLREYVIYGAAKRLRPKIMTVCVTLFGLVPILWSHGVGSDMMKPIVLPMVGGVFTSAIHILLVTPIIFLMQKEWELNKLGKIDVLDASH; encoded by the coding sequence ATGAAGACCGATTGGTTTAAAAATATATTCCGGAAGAAAAGCGAAAAGCCGGATCGTTATAAGAAAATCCCCGAAGATATTCGGATGAGCATTATTGAGAAATCGTGCAAACAGGTATCTAGAGGAGTCTTTTTTTCTACCGTAATTATTGTGGTTTCATTTCTCCCTGTATTTATGTTGACGGGACAAGAAGGAAAATTGTTCCATCCACTGGCTTATACGAAGACTTTCATCCTCATAGTTGATGCTTTTCTGGTTCTAACTTTGGCACCAGTGCTCATTTCTTTTTTTATGAAAGGAAAGTTTAAAGATGACAATACAAACCCTATTAATAGAGGTTTGGAAAGGTTTTACGAACCTTTGATCAGGTGGTGTATAAAGTGGCGAAAAACAACGTTGGGCATCAATATTCTTGTGCTTGCTATCAGCATTCCGATGATGTTAAATCTCGGTCGCGAGTTTATGCCGCCTTTAGATGAAGGTTCCATTCTGTTTATGCCGGTCACGCTGCCCGATATTTCGAATTCGGAAGCCAAAAGATTGTTGCAGGTTCAGGATAAAATTATTAAAAGCGTTCCCGAAGTTGATCATGTTTTAGGGAAAGCCGGTAGAGCAAATACCGCTACCGACAATTCTCCGATTTCGATGATCGAAACCATTATTCTATTGAAACCTCAAAATGAATGGCGCGATGGAACAACCAAAGAAGGCTTGATCAATGAACTGAATGCGAAACTTCAGATTCCTGGCGTAACGAATGGTTGGACAATGCCGATTGTCAACCGGATCAATATGCTTTCCACCGGAATTAGAACCGATGTCGGTGTGAAGGTTTATGGTGAAAATTTAGACAGTATTTATGCCTTGTCTCAGCAAATTAAAAATGAACTCGTCGGTGTTGATGGTATTAAAGATATTTATGTAGAACCGATCACCGGTGGTAAATACATCGATATTGAGGTAAAAAGAGATGAAATTGGCAGATATGGTTTAAGTGTAGATGACGTAAACGCTGTGATAGAAAGTGCTTTAGGCGGCATCAAACTCACCACAACCATTGAAGGCAGACAACGTTTTTCCGTGAATGCGCGTTACGGTCAGGATTTTCGGAATAATATAGAATCGCTCCGCAGATTGCCTTTACAAACCATGAAATTTGGGTCGATCCCTTTAAGTAATGTTGCAGATGTGAAGCTCTCCGAAGGTCCACCTATGATCAATTCAGAAAACGCCATGTTGCGTGGAGCTGTTTTATTTAATGTGCGTGACCGGGATTTAGGAAGTACCGTAGAAGAAGCCAAAAAAAGACTGGATAACAAAATGACCAAAATGCCAAAAGGATATTATGTGGAGTGGAGCGGTCAATACGAGAATCTCATCCGAGGTGAGCAAACATTGAAAATGATCATGCCGATCGTGCTGATCGTTATTTTTCTCTCCATGTATTTTGCCTTCAACTCGTATCGTGAAGCTTTTTTCAATCTGATCAGTATTCCGTTTGCCTTAATTGGCGGCGTCTTTATGATTTCGATTTGGGGTGTGAATCTTTCCGTCGCTGTTGCCGTAGGATTTATTGCACTGTTTGGTCTTGCTGTCGAAACGGGAATTGTAATGGTCATCTATCTAAACGATGCCATGGTGCAATTGGTTGCTGCGAAAGGGAATTCCCGGGAAACCATCACCAATGAAGATTTGCGTGAATACGTAATTTATGGTGCTGCTAAAAGGTTAAGACCAAAAATAATGACCGTTTGTGTAACTCTATTTGGATTAGTCCCGATTCTTTGGAGTCATGGAGTAGGAAGTGATATGATGAAACCAATTGTTTTACCAATGGTAGGTGGGGTTTTCACTTCTGCAATTCACATTCTTTTGGTAACGCCGATCATCTTTTTAATGCAGAAAGAATGGGAATTGAATAAACTGGGGAAAATAGATGTGCTTGATGCTTCCCATTAA
- a CDS encoding efflux RND transporter permease subunit: MIQNLIRLSLKNRYFVLLIAAGLFIWGIFAVRNNPIDAIPDLSENQVIVFTEWMGRSPQIIEDQVTFPLVSNLQGIPKIKNIRATSMFGMSFVYVIFDDDVDIYWARTRVLERLNYAQRLLPQDVTPTLGPDGTGVGHVYWYHLDAPNMDLGDQRALQDWYIKFALQTVPGVAEVASFGGFEKQYQLVIDPVKLQYYNISLLDVMKAVKTNNNDVGGRKFEMADMAYIIRGLGYIKNIEDIESIAVGNNQGIPVRVKDVASVQMGGDLRTGIFDVDGKGEVVGGIIVARYGENADKVINNVKDKMKEVEKGLPEGVTLKTSYDRSTLIEAAIENIKTKLVEEMIVVAIIVIVFLFHWRSALSIIIQIPITIAIAFIILNAFGLSSNIMSLTGIALAIGVIVDNGIIMSENAYKNLSDWQNHNQNKNS; the protein is encoded by the coding sequence ATGATTCAAAATTTAATAAGATTATCTCTTAAAAACCGATACTTTGTACTGCTGATTGCCGCAGGCTTGTTTATCTGGGGGATTTTTGCCGTCCGAAATAATCCGATTGATGCGATTCCTGATTTGAGTGAAAATCAGGTAATCGTCTTCACGGAATGGATGGGAAGAAGTCCGCAGATCATCGAGGATCAGGTTACTTTTCCTTTGGTCAGCAATCTACAAGGGATTCCAAAAATTAAAAACATTCGGGCGACTTCCATGTTTGGGATGAGTTTCGTCTATGTCATTTTCGATGATGACGTAGATATTTATTGGGCAAGAACCAGAGTTCTGGAACGGCTCAATTATGCACAAAGATTATTGCCGCAAGATGTAACCCCAACTCTGGGACCCGATGGAACTGGTGTTGGTCACGTTTATTGGTATCATTTAGACGCACCGAATATGGATCTGGGAGATCAGCGTGCGTTGCAGGATTGGTATATAAAATTTGCTTTGCAAACCGTTCCCGGCGTTGCAGAAGTCGCCTCTTTCGGGGGTTTCGAAAAGCAGTATCAACTCGTGATCGATCCGGTAAAATTGCAATATTACAATATTTCTTTACTGGACGTGATGAAGGCGGTGAAAACCAATAATAATGATGTCGGCGGCCGGAAATTCGAGATGGCAGATATGGCCTATATCATTCGTGGTCTTGGTTACATAAAAAATATTGAAGATATCGAAAGTATTGCCGTGGGCAATAATCAGGGTATTCCAGTTCGTGTGAAAGATGTTGCTTCCGTGCAAATGGGTGGTGATTTGCGGACTGGTATTTTTGATGTTGACGGCAAAGGTGAAGTAGTTGGTGGAATTATCGTCGCCCGCTACGGTGAGAATGCTGATAAAGTCATTAATAATGTTAAAGATAAAATGAAGGAGGTGGAAAAAGGTCTTCCGGAAGGAGTGACGCTAAAAACATCTTACGATCGAAGTACGCTAATAGAGGCAGCAATTGAAAATATAAAAACCAAACTGGTTGAAGAAATGATTGTAGTGGCAATTATTGTCATTGTTTTTCTTTTTCATTGGCGCAGTGCTTTGAGTATTATTATTCAAATTCCAATTACGATAGCCATTGCGTTTATTATACTCAATGCTTTTGGCCTTTCCTCCAACATCATGTCACTTACAGGAATTGCCTTAGCAATTGGGGTGATCGTAGATAACGGAATTATCATGTCTGAAAATGCCTACAAAAATCTGTCGGATTGGCAGAATCATAACCAAAACAAAAACTCCTAA
- a CDS encoding DUF3347 domain-containing protein, which translates to MKALFSTVFAVSVLFLTSCKENKESKTETMMSSDMQGMNHNSSDSMEMQNMQSMGNTEMTESNTPVPVTNAPKNSKTDFSNLYTNYQQMADALSSDDDKKAVAVATNMLTSLNKVDKTTIPADQKKEYADLEADIKEHAEHIKSNGGNIEHQREHMDMLSKDFYDLAKTFGTAKPVYKIFCPMYNDNKGAYWLSSSKEVKNPYYGKGMLTCGEVQEEIK; encoded by the coding sequence GTGAAAGCTCTATTTTCAACAGTATTCGCCGTTTCTGTACTTTTTCTTACTTCATGTAAAGAAAATAAAGAATCCAAGACTGAAACAATGATGTCGTCGGACATGCAAGGAATGAACCATAATAGTTCGGATAGTATGGAAATGCAAAACATGCAATCCATGGGAAATACCGAAATGACTGAAAGCAATACTCCCGTTCCAGTAACTAATGCACCTAAAAATTCAAAAACAGATTTTTCTAATCTGTATACTAATTATCAGCAGATGGCAGATGCTTTATCTTCAGATGATGATAAAAAAGCAGTGGCCGTCGCCACCAATATGTTGACTTCATTAAATAAAGTAGATAAAACCACCATTCCTGCCGACCAGAAAAAAGAGTATGCAGATCTCGAAGCAGACATTAAAGAGCATGCAGAACATATTAAAAGTAATGGAGGAAATATAGAACATCAGCGGGAGCATATGGATATGCTGAGCAAAGATTTTTATGACTTGGCAAAAACTTTTGGTACCGCGAAACCGGTCTATAAAATTTTCTGCCCAATGTATAACGACAACAAAGGTGCTTATTGGTTAAGTTCTTCTAAAGAGGTGAAGAATCCTTACTACGGTAAAGGAATGCTTACCTGTGGAGAAGTGCAGGAGGAAATTAAGTAA
- a CDS encoding MBL fold metallo-hydrolase, whose product MQLKFLGTGTSQGVPVIGCHCDVCKSADPKDRRFRSSVIISTDLGKKILIDCGPDFRLQMLQNKEEQIDAVLLTHEHNDHIIGLDDLRPLIFKNRKNIDIYSSKRVGDEVKERFPYAFADVKYPGAPSFNLHEITKSFTLFDAEVIPIEVMHSTISIFGFKFKKLAYLTDASFISDEEKEKLKNLDYLILNCIRKEGPHPAHFILPDVKQLFKELQPKKMFLTHISHHMDLHEKTESELPAGMHLAYDGLTIEF is encoded by the coding sequence ATGCAGTTGAAATTTTTAGGAACTGGAACTTCGCAAGGTGTTCCTGTAATAGGCTGCCATTGTGACGTTTGCAAATCTGCTGATCCGAAAGATCGGCGTTTTCGTTCCTCAGTTATTATCAGTACCGATTTAGGCAAGAAAATATTGATCGATTGCGGTCCAGATTTCCGTCTTCAGATGCTGCAAAACAAGGAAGAACAAATTGATGCAGTTTTACTTACACACGAGCATAATGATCATATCATAGGCCTCGATGATTTACGTCCCTTGATTTTTAAAAATAGAAAAAATATCGATATTTATTCCAGCAAAAGAGTAGGAGATGAAGTGAAAGAGCGTTTTCCTTATGCTTTTGCCGATGTGAAATATCCGGGAGCTCCATCCTTCAATCTGCATGAGATCACGAAATCTTTCACCTTGTTCGATGCCGAAGTCATTCCCATTGAAGTGATGCATTCTACTATTTCTATTTTTGGGTTTAAGTTTAAGAAGCTGGCGTATCTGACGGATGCAAGTTTTATTTCAGATGAGGAAAAAGAAAAACTCAAAAATTTGGATTACTTGATATTAAACTGCATTCGGAAAGAAGGACCTCATCCAGCACATTTTATTTTACCTGATGTAAAGCAATTATTTAAAGAATTGCAGCCAAAAAAAATGTTTCTCACGCACATATCTCACCACATGGATCTGCACGAGAAAACTGAAAGTGAACTTCCAGCGGGGATGCATTTGGCATATGATGGACTTACGATCGAATTTTAA
- a CDS encoding TonB-dependent receptor: MHQKLTPKQKALAINLDPHIYGTFAEIGAGQETVRHFFRAGGASQTIAKAMSAYDKDFSDAIYGKEVRNRYVTQNRLRKMLRYEVSLIEERVSRETCPGRKFFSYANTVTTINFDKTMKGHGWVGLRFQLDENDDYNEIVLHVKFNENDATLQQETLGGLGVNLIYGAFNYSDNPRKMINSLFDDINNDNLEIDMIDFSGPAFNYVDNRLMSLQLVKNGMTDAVIFNSEGNNMLPADILYRKNIFAVRGSFRPVTLVNIDMFLKGLEMFNKDWQCSTDETEVLFEITISNLRAAGDIDERDFLDRVDVLGKLGYTVIISNFSEYYRLIDYFATYTNGKIGVAMGVNNLLDVFDENYYKNLSGGILEAFGKFFRKDMRVYLYPYKDPETHELLTADNLKVADSLKELYKYFKHNNRIVDIKDYNPDYSEIYSRVILEKIANHVSGWEKEVPEGVAELIKERGMFGYKEELKLKEFI; encoded by the coding sequence ATTCACCAGAAATTAACACCTAAACAGAAAGCTTTAGCGATCAATTTAGACCCTCACATTTACGGTACATTTGCCGAAATTGGTGCGGGTCAGGAAACAGTTCGCCATTTTTTCCGGGCGGGTGGAGCATCCCAAACCATTGCGAAGGCGATGTCTGCCTATGACAAAGACTTCAGTGATGCTATATATGGAAAGGAAGTACGCAATAGATACGTTACCCAAAACCGGTTGCGCAAGATGTTGCGATACGAGGTTTCTTTAATAGAAGAACGTGTTTCCCGCGAAACTTGTCCTGGTCGCAAATTTTTTTCCTACGCAAATACGGTAACAACCATTAATTTCGACAAAACGATGAAAGGTCATGGTTGGGTCGGATTACGGTTTCAGCTTGATGAAAATGATGATTATAACGAGATTGTTCTTCACGTAAAATTTAATGAAAATGATGCGACTTTACAGCAGGAAACATTAGGTGGACTTGGTGTAAATTTAATCTACGGTGCTTTTAATTACAGCGATAATCCTCGTAAGATGATCAATTCACTCTTTGATGATATCAATAATGATAACCTTGAAATTGATATGATCGACTTCAGCGGACCTGCGTTTAATTATGTTGATAACCGCTTGATGAGTCTTCAACTTGTAAAAAACGGGATGACCGATGCTGTGATTTTTAATTCTGAAGGCAATAATATGTTGCCCGCAGATATTTTATACAGAAAGAATATTTTTGCTGTTCGGGGAAGTTTTCGACCTGTGACGTTGGTTAATATTGATATGTTTTTAAAAGGTTTAGAAATGTTCAATAAGGATTGGCAATGCAGTACCGACGAAACTGAAGTATTATTTGAAATTACAATTTCCAATCTTCGTGCTGCTGGTGATATCGATGAGCGTGATTTCCTGGACCGCGTTGATGTTTTAGGGAAACTTGGATACACTGTAATCATCTCCAATTTTTCTGAATATTACCGTCTTATCGATTACTTTGCCACGTACACGAACGGCAAAATCGGCGTTGCGATGGGAGTTAACAACCTTTTGGATGTCTTCGATGAAAACTACTATAAAAATTTGTCAGGTGGCATATTGGAAGCGTTCGGAAAGTTCTTCCGGAAAGATATGCGCGTTTATCTTTACCCGTACAAAGATCCGGAAACTCATGAATTGTTAACTGCCGATAATCTAAAGGTTGCTGACAGTTTGAAAGAATTGTATAAATATTTTAAACACAATAATCGAATCGTCGATATCAAAGATTATAATCCGGATTATTCGGAAATATACTCCCGTGTTATTTTAGAAAAAATTGCGAATCACGTTTCTGGGTGGGAAAAAGAAGTTCCGGAAGGCGTTGCAGAATTGATAAAAGAGCGTGGAATGTTCGGTTATAAAGAAGAATTAAAACTAAAAGAATTTATTTAA
- a CDS encoding GAF domain-containing protein — translation MSEIKKRLSIILESPKDNTEEKLQKVCHLLDQEISYFNWTGFYFKNGDKEELILGPYVGAPTDHTIIPYGKGICGQVAVSNETFVVPDVHEQDNYLSCSIDTKAEIVVPIMKDGQNLGQIDIDSHKVDPFTDADREMLEWLCDEVAKIM, via the coding sequence ATGTCAGAAATTAAAAAACGTCTTTCGATTATATTAGAAAGTCCAAAAGATAATACAGAAGAGAAACTTCAAAAGGTTTGTCATCTACTCGACCAAGAAATCTCCTACTTTAACTGGACCGGATTTTACTTTAAAAACGGCGACAAAGAAGAATTGATTTTAGGACCTTACGTTGGTGCTCCTACCGATCATACAATTATTCCTTACGGAAAAGGAATTTGTGGTCAGGTTGCTGTGTCTAATGAAACCTTTGTAGTTCCGGATGTTCATGAGCAAGACAATTACTTAAGTTGTTCAATCGACACGAAAGCTGAAATAGTAGTTCCTATTATGAAAGATGGGCAAAATCTTGGACAAATTGATATCGACTCTCACAAAGTAGATCCATTTACTGATGCAGATCGTGAGATGTTAGAATGGTTGTGTGACGAAGTTGCTAAGATTATGTAA
- a CDS encoding GNAT family N-acetyltransferase has protein sequence MFTIRKATPEDTPIIFDLIKKLAVYEKMEDEVVTSVEELQENIFVKKFAHVIIGEEDGIPAGFALYFYNFSTFVGKPGLYLEDLYVEPEHRGKGYGKTLLIELTKIAKAENCGRMEWSVLNWNQPAIDFYESLQAKPMNGWTVYRLDKKGIADLAG, from the coding sequence ATGTTCACCATTAGAAAAGCAACACCAGAAGACACACCAATAATTTTTGATCTTATTAAAAAACTCGCCGTTTACGAAAAAATGGAAGATGAAGTGGTGACTTCGGTAGAGGAACTTCAGGAAAATATATTTGTAAAAAAATTCGCACACGTCATCATTGGCGAAGAAGATGGAATTCCAGCTGGATTTGCCTTGTATTTCTATAATTTTTCAACGTTTGTAGGAAAACCAGGTTTGTATTTAGAAGACCTTTATGTAGAGCCAGAGCACCGCGGAAAAGGATATGGCAAAACTTTACTCATCGAACTGACAAAAATTGCAAAAGCAGAAAACTGTGGCAGAATGGAGTGGTCGGTTCTCAACTGGAATCAACCCGCCATCGACTTCTATGAATCTCTTCAAGCAAAACCAATGAATGGATGGACGGTTTACCGTTTAGATAAAAAAGGAATTGCTGATTTGGCAGGATAA
- a CDS encoding dihydrolipoamide acetyltransferase family protein translates to MAEYKLLLPSMGEGVMEATIISWMFNEGDSIKEDDSVVEIATDKVDSDVPTPVSGKIIKILKQKDEVAKIGEAIAILEVAGAGDAVADQPQEPKSVEEVKTEIPNVDSDVVKGLEAAMESSKTATGFEGSDLYLSPLVKSIAQNEKISDNELQSIKGSGLDGRITKEDILSFVANRTAPAAPQVATAQVSIAATPAPQVAAQVSAPMKLNEGDEVIQMDRVRKIIADAMVKSKHTSPHVTSFIESDVTNVVRWRTKHKDIFEKREGEKLTYMPIFVHAIVKAIQDFPMINVSVDGDKIIKKKNINIGMATALPDGNLIVPVIKNADQLSLSGLAKAINDLAYRARNKKLRPEDTQGATYTISNVGGFGNLMGTPIIPQPQVAILAVGAIVKKPAVLETKDGDVIAIRNLMFMSHSYDHRVVDGSLGGMFLKHVHDYLQNWDMNTEI, encoded by the coding sequence ATGGCAGAATATAAATTACTACTTCCATCGATGGGAGAGGGCGTGATGGAAGCGACGATTATCAGTTGGATGTTCAATGAAGGAGATTCCATAAAGGAAGATGACTCCGTTGTAGAAATTGCAACCGACAAAGTTGATTCCGATGTTCCGACTCCAGTTTCGGGGAAAATCATTAAGATCCTGAAACAGAAAGATGAAGTTGCAAAGATTGGTGAAGCAATCGCAATTTTAGAAGTTGCCGGCGCTGGTGATGCAGTGGCTGATCAACCTCAAGAACCAAAATCTGTGGAAGAAGTGAAAACTGAAATTCCAAATGTAGATTCCGACGTTGTAAAAGGTTTGGAAGCAGCAATGGAAAGTTCAAAAACTGCTACCGGTTTCGAAGGTTCCGATTTATACCTATCACCGTTAGTAAAATCAATCGCCCAAAACGAAAAAATTTCTGACAACGAATTGCAATCTATTAAAGGAAGCGGTTTAGACGGAAGAATTACCAAAGAAGATATATTATCATTCGTAGCCAACAGAACTGCTCCTGCAGCGCCACAAGTAGCCACAGCACAAGTTTCTATAGCAGCAACTCCGGCTCCACAAGTTGCGGCTCAGGTTTCTGCGCCCATGAAATTAAATGAGGGTGACGAAGTAATTCAAATGGATCGCGTTCGTAAAATCATCGCTGATGCAATGGTGAAGAGCAAACACACTTCGCCACATGTTACGTCGTTCATCGAATCTGACGTTACCAATGTAGTAAGATGGAGAACGAAACACAAAGATATTTTCGAAAAGAGAGAAGGCGAGAAATTGACGTACATGCCGATTTTTGTTCACGCAATTGTGAAAGCAATTCAGGACTTCCCGATGATCAACGTTTCTGTAGATGGTGATAAAATCATCAAAAAGAAAAACATCAATATCGGAATGGCAACGGCACTTCCAGACGGAAATCTAATTGTTCCTGTTATTAAAAATGCAGATCAACTTTCCCTTTCCGGCTTGGCAAAAGCGATCAACGATTTGGCCTACCGCGCACGTAATAAAAAATTGAGACCTGAAGATACGCAAGGTGCAACTTACACGATTTCTAATGTTGGAGGCTTCGGAAACCTAATGGGTACACCGATTATTCCACAACCTCAAGTTGCGATTTTAGCCGTTGGTGCGATTGTGAAAAAACCTGCAGTTTTAGAAACGAAAGATGGCGACGTGATTGCAATCCGTAATTTGATGTTCATGTCACATTCTTACGATCACCGTGTTGTAGACGGCTCTTTGGGAGGAATGTTCCTGAAACACGTTCACGATTATCTTCAAAACTGGGATATGAATACTGAAATTTAA
- a CDS encoding putative quinol monooxygenase, which yields MKNLHIVALFQFKENDLMDALELLKKLVFETRKEEGCLQYDLIEDNTNKGVFFIVELWESEEHHHQHNGTDHLMNFRNQSASMLEKSAQVYKGYKTF from the coding sequence ATGAAAAACCTGCATATTGTAGCCTTATTCCAATTCAAAGAAAATGATCTGATGGACGCTTTGGAATTACTGAAAAAATTAGTTTTTGAAACCCGAAAAGAAGAAGGTTGTTTACAGTATGACTTGATCGAAGACAATACGAACAAAGGCGTTTTCTTTATTGTGGAACTTTGGGAAAGTGAAGAACATCATCATCAACACAATGGTACAGATCATTTGATGAATTTCAGAAATCAATCGGCGTCGATGTTGGAGAAATCAGCACAAGTATATAAAGGATACAAAACTTTCTAA
- a CDS encoding peptide deformylase, with the protein MKKVSLLFFVLFSVCAFSQKYTKQEISRITEGNIDSALVIFQTSDSLQHRVLLDHSMDANPKDQYTKILVNRMKLALLSTGSGVGIAAPQVGINRNIIWAKRFDKDGKPLEYFINPKILWRSEVLNFGPEGDLSIEVFRDYFYRSQVIQLEHFDLNGKKHTEIVEGFTAVILQHEIDHLSGILISDKIENQKMKTYEKVEFYKEVK; encoded by the coding sequence ATGAAGAAGGTTTCATTATTATTCTTCGTCTTATTTTCTGTTTGTGCCTTTTCTCAGAAATATACAAAGCAAGAAATTTCACGCATTACGGAAGGGAATATCGATTCTGCACTGGTTATTTTTCAAACGTCAGATTCTTTGCAGCATCGAGTTTTACTCGATCATTCCATGGACGCGAATCCAAAAGATCAATACACCAAGATTTTGGTCAACCGAATGAAACTTGCCCTTCTTTCTACAGGAAGCGGTGTCGGAATCGCAGCACCCCAAGTTGGGATCAACCGGAATATCATTTGGGCAAAACGGTTTGATAAAGACGGTAAACCGTTGGAATATTTTATCAATCCCAAAATTCTTTGGCGTTCAGAAGTTTTGAATTTTGGTCCAGAAGGCGATTTATCCATCGAAGTTTTCAGAGATTATTTTTACAGAAGTCAAGTCATTCAGTTGGAACATTTTGATTTAAATGGAAAGAAACACACTGAAATTGTGGAAGGTTTTACTGCGGTTATTCTGCAGCACGAAATCGATCATCTTTCCGGGATTTTAATATCTGATAAAATAGAAAATCAGAAAATGAAGACTTATGAAAAAGTTGAGTTCTATAAGGAAGTGAAGTGA